The following proteins are encoded in a genomic region of Flammeovirga pectinis:
- a CDS encoding arylsulfatase has protein sequence MKKILILFLSVLSLPIFADKAPKKPNVVILWGDDIGQFNISYWNRGQMGYSTPNIDRIAEEGIAFTDYYGEQSCTAGRSSFLTGQNPIRSGLAKVGLPGADAGFRNEHPSIAWLLKREGYATAQFGKNHFGDRDEMLPTNHGFDEFYGNLYHLNAEEEPEHPDYPQEEWFKEKFGPRGVIHSYADGRISDTGPLTKKRMETVDREITDRTLDWLDERAKEDKPFFLWYNTVGMHFPTYPADDIKGISGQGGDSFYADAMVDHDRNIGKILSKLEELGQLENTIIMYSTDNGPHYNEWPDGAVTPYRSEKNSNWEGAYRIPCHVMWKGQIPEGKILNGIVSHQDWLPTLLAAAGQDNIKTELEGGIDYAGRKVQTTIDGFNMLPYFTGKVDDSPRHNFIYSSDDGDITAIRMDDWKVVFMEQRAHGMQLWAEPFIPLRLPKIFHLRRDPYERADTDSNAYWPWVMERAPYIYKAGATTAGFIKSLYEYPQIEKIDSFSIDKTMETYQTWNEQRLKSK, from the coding sequence ATGAAAAAAATACTTATACTTTTTCTATCAGTTCTATCCTTACCCATTTTTGCTGATAAAGCTCCTAAAAAACCCAATGTGGTTATTCTTTGGGGTGATGACATAGGTCAATTTAATATCTCTTATTGGAATAGAGGACAGATGGGGTATTCTACTCCAAATATTGATCGTATTGCTGAAGAAGGCATTGCATTTACAGATTACTACGGTGAGCAATCTTGTACAGCAGGTAGATCTTCTTTTTTAACTGGTCAAAACCCTATTCGTTCTGGTCTTGCTAAAGTAGGTTTACCAGGTGCTGATGCTGGTTTCAGAAATGAACATCCTTCTATTGCATGGTTATTAAAAAGAGAAGGATATGCTACTGCTCAATTTGGTAAAAACCATTTTGGCGACAGAGATGAAATGCTTCCTACAAACCATGGTTTTGATGAATTTTATGGAAATTTATACCATTTAAATGCAGAAGAAGAACCAGAACATCCTGATTATCCTCAGGAAGAATGGTTTAAAGAAAAATTTGGACCAAGAGGTGTAATTCACTCATATGCTGATGGTAGAATTTCTGATACAGGTCCGTTAACTAAGAAAAGAATGGAAACTGTTGACAGAGAAATTACAGACCGTACTTTAGATTGGTTAGACGAAAGAGCTAAAGAAGACAAGCCATTTTTCTTATGGTACAATACTGTAGGCATGCATTTCCCTACTTACCCTGCCGATGATATCAAAGGTATTTCTGGACAAGGAGGAGACTCTTTTTATGCAGATGCAATGGTTGATCATGACCGTAACATTGGTAAAATTCTTTCTAAGTTAGAAGAACTAGGTCAACTAGAGAATACAATCATAATGTATTCTACAGATAATGGTCCTCATTACAATGAATGGCCTGACGGTGCTGTAACTCCTTACCGTTCTGAGAAAAACTCTAACTGGGAAGGTGCTTATAGAATTCCTTGTCATGTAATGTGGAAAGGTCAAATTCCTGAAGGGAAAATCTTAAATGGAATTGTATCTCATCAAGATTGGTTACCTACACTTCTTGCAGCTGCTGGACAAGATAATATTAAAACTGAATTAGAGGGAGGTATTGATTATGCTGGTCGTAAAGTACAAACTACTATTGATGGCTTTAATATGCTACCTTATTTCACAGGTAAAGTAGATGATTCTCCAAGACATAATTTTATCTATTCTTCAGATGATGGTGACATTACAGCAATAAGAATGGATGATTGGAAAGTTGTTTTCATGGAGCAACGAGCACATGGAATGCAATTATGGGCAGAACCTTTTATACCATTGCGTTTACCAAAAATCTTTCACCTAAGAAGAGATCCTTACGAAAGAGCTGACACAGATTCTAATGCTTATTGGCCGTGGGTTATGGAACGTGCGCCATATATCTATAAAGCAGGCGCTACAACAGCAGGTTTTATTAAATCTTTGTATGAGTACCCTCAAATAGAAAAAATTGATTCTTTCTCTATTGATAAGACAATGGAAACTTATCAAACATGGAATGAACAAAGACTAAAAAGTAAATAA
- a CDS encoding helix-turn-helix domain-containing protein produces MLEESDGKKNIIRIKEANAKELIIQLQEQIGGTFEKQKYVFNTSFAKGYIRYYKLTEGIEITINSITSLEDHDVYFEGNTNDRNSICVRFTRSGELLTKGKYDHRPNLTLDNGSIIYDTKLSNNSSIKKGELNQWVAVRLAESVIDHDNSFFKELFGDIFNIPKYWFQYDTTPLEIHAILNDIFALDHTLKPPIFNLKLLSKTSEAMSIFFDRLLHRDEILPANNIHPNDLVHLMNIKDELLSNLEEVKSLNEFADKYGFSISKLRRDFTQVFGTTIHRFHQNYRLEKAKILLTTTNKSITEISRTCGYKSGAKFSEYFKKKNGITPKELSKRYKPSVV; encoded by the coding sequence ATGTTAGAAGAGTCAGACGGTAAAAAAAACATCATCCGAATAAAAGAAGCAAATGCAAAAGAACTCATTATCCAGCTTCAAGAACAAATTGGCGGAACTTTCGAAAAACAGAAATATGTATTCAATACTTCCTTTGCGAAAGGATATATAAGGTATTATAAATTAACTGAAGGTATAGAAATTACTATAAACTCTATCACTTCGCTAGAAGATCATGATGTTTATTTTGAAGGAAATACTAATGATCGAAATTCTATCTGCGTACGATTTACAAGAAGTGGAGAACTGCTTACAAAAGGGAAATATGACCATCGTCCCAACCTAACATTAGACAATGGTAGTATTATCTACGATACAAAACTTTCGAATAATAGCTCCATTAAAAAAGGGGAACTTAACCAATGGGTAGCTGTTAGACTTGCTGAAAGTGTAATTGATCATGATAATTCTTTTTTTAAAGAGTTATTTGGAGATATTTTTAATATCCCAAAATATTGGTTTCAATACGATACTACTCCTTTAGAAATTCATGCTATTTTAAATGACATATTTGCCTTAGACCACACCTTAAAACCACCAATATTTAATTTGAAATTGCTCTCTAAAACCAGTGAAGCAATGAGTATATTCTTTGATAGGTTATTACACAGAGATGAAATTTTACCCGCTAATAATATCCATCCTAACGATTTAGTCCATTTGATGAACATTAAAGATGAGCTGCTTTCTAATTTAGAAGAAGTAAAATCTTTAAATGAGTTTGCTGATAAATATGGCTTTTCTATTTCTAAACTCCGTAGAGATTTTACTCAAGTTTTTGGAACAACAATACACCGTTTTCATCAAAATTACCGTTTAGAAAAAGCTAAAATATTATTGACAACAACCAATAAAAGTATCACAGAAATTTCTAGAACATGTGGATATAAATCTGGTGCGAAATTTTCAGAATACTTTAAAAAGAAAAATGGAATTACCCCAAAAGAACTCTCAAAACGCTATAAACCTTCAGTTGTTTAA